From the Juglans microcarpa x Juglans regia isolate MS1-56 chromosome 3D, Jm3101_v1.0, whole genome shotgun sequence genome, the window ctattttttccatGACCAATTACAAATGCTAGGTGATGAGGTAAGGGCCAATCTTCCCgttgtaaaaatttcaaattttttgtacGTAATATTAAACTTTCGGACTTTTTTGGTTTCATTACCAATTAATGTTGAGACTTATCAGGAATATCCtaaaaccaattttaaaattaaacaataagggactgtttggaacttggactaagttgagtctaattttaagttaaatccaatatccaaatatacaactctcaaatcattaaactaaactcaactcaactctttgtgactcataacttttttcaactcaatacatCTTTACACACGgaatccataattttttttaacttatcgtaaatatattcaaactcATCTTAATGTCTAAACCCATCTAAACACATCTTATATAAACTTCACAAAACTCATTGTATCATTTCAAACTCACTGCTATTCGTAAAAATCTGAACTCCATTTAAACAGAGCCTATGGTTCTGCAGATAAGCAACGATTTAAATATGGTAAGAACACTGATACTACGAAAGCTAACCTCTTTTCCGTAAAATCCCACCCCGACAAATTGGCCGCTTCTGTTAAGGCTGTCTTCCACCTCTGTAACTTGGCATCatctttgatcttttctttaagTTTAGCTAAGGCTTCTCCAACACTCTTTGTTTGATGTCGTACTTCCGAAGGATCTATCTTATAAAACACTGGTAGAACCACTTGTCCCATCGTTTCCTTACATTCAAGGATTTTTATCAGTTCCTCTAAACACCACGTTGATGATGCATAGTTTTGAGAGAATATAATTATGGAAATTCTCGACTCTTTAATTGCTTTGAGGAGCCCAGGTGAAATTTCCTCTCCTCTTATGAGGTCATCATCTATGTAGCTGTTAATTCCCTTTTGACGCAAAGCATTAGAGAGATGGGCAGTAAAATTGTTGCGAGTATCCTCACCTCTAAAACTCAAGAACACATCGTGAATCCATTGGTGGCTGATAAAAGAAGAAGGGGAGTGGAAGAAGCCGCTCCTTGGGAGGCCATGGAGGAcgtacgagagagagagagaattcagTTTAAGGTATCGCCAATAATGTtgtttctatgatttttttttccttttttttttcttatatatataatattatatcactagATTGCAAAAtgatcttctttcttcaagcaTCTGTGGTCTGCCGACAGTGAGGATCATGTTCCACACACATTTAGAACATTAACTAATTACGTAGCTTACATATATAGatttatcaaaaaaacaaaaaagaaatttctcgtacttattaattaatcatcacttattttaaaatcttaatataagtatataattcATTAAAATTAGATCATCATTGAATCGAACGtttgaaaggaagaaaaaatatagaCCATCGTTCCCATACATGCACAAAGATAATCAATTACCTTCTTTCGAGCCTCACGAATATATTAAAGATGAACCTATTCTAACTTTTTGGGttctttattacaatatttatgaaTTGGTCTAAAAGCAGAGAATAAACTTTATTGTAGCACCATTAAGCTATAGCTAGGTCATGATCATTCCTTCGTGTTCACACTTCCCACCCCAAGCAGGGAATCTCATGTGTATGGATGCCTCTTGAATACTGACTAATTAAAttagtcatgcatgcatgggaccCAAAAGCCGCGCCGCGCACGCTCAAGCCATTTGTCTTGtacgttattaattaatagtagtTTTGGCTCTAATTAAGCCAATTattcaatataattaatcatattaattattttggcCAAAgatgcatttaattatttaattgttatgGTGTCGGCTAGTACTGCAGTACGAATCATATATAATCTTAATTTTgcttaatatttaattaattcatcgTACGTGTATGATCATCAACGCGTCGATCGTGGAAGCCCGCTATGCAGAGCATGATGCAGCGCGAAGAAGTACTACTTGATCAATtcaatgcatgcatatatatggattataatttttatattgtaattaaaattatattaatacgaAAGTTTAATTTTCTggaattttcattatttttctttcacgCCAATATAAACGATTTATACTTACGTACGTAGAGGATGCATGCATGCGGCCCTTTTCACAAGTTCGATGCTGATTTAATTTGTTGCATGCATGGAATTATATATGATCTTTCATCGATCCAGCTTCTAGATTTTGATCAGCTtgtaaatgcatgcatgcaagtattaattaattatgggaAATTATGGGATTGGTAATTGCCATATTATATCCCTCGTTATTCACTAAATTAAACACAAAGAAGctgaaattaatattaaattgtatttaatttcaCTCCAGAAATTCGATCGTCTCCTTTATTAATTTGTTCAGTACTGCTTGAACGTGCAACCCGCCGCCAGCCAATGGCCAAAtccaatttattattaatttgagacCGAAAGAATATATAATGGATCAGGCGGCCGCCAGCCTTAATTAAgctatatttcatatatatatatatatatatataaatcttcctatatcttaaaagtatgtataattataaacagtaataaacagtTTTAAACAGTGAGCAGTGCCCAACGTCCAACGTCCTTCTTGTTCTCTTTGTTCTTTtgcatgatatttttttcttctcagtCACAATTTTACTTCTTTGTTGAGTATGAAACATCTGGTTAGCAATATTGTGTGGCAGTCGGAAATATCTAGACTGTTGATAGAAGGGATGGAGTGCAAATACGTCTCATGATTTTTCAGTATCTGCAGACCTTTCAGACTCAagtggaggaagaaaaaaattctccCGTGCTGTTTGAGGATTCTTCTTCTTGCCGTTGGTATGCAAAATTCTTCTAATTTCACTTCTgcatcttgtttttctttttctttttctcgcatgtttgttttctttctacgGCTCAACagaaatatatttcttcttcgttttcttTATTCCCCGTataatttcttctttgtttcagatttattttcgcatctttgttttctttcttcttcatttctttttggtttgaagagagagagagagagagttgccgTGTGCGTGCGAATACCAGTGTGCGACGGAAAGGGAAAGGGAGGTTCCTGGTAGCTGGGTCTAGTAGAGGTTGTCGCCGGTGTGaagtggtggaggtgcggtggcctgggtggccgcgtacggctGCACAACTGGacacaaatgggtgaaacccatttcggttgggtttTTACGGGGGAGAGGCAgggctgcgcgtgggggacATCGGTGGTGGCTGGGTTGCTCGCCGGCGTGAGGGGGAGTCGCCGGTAGTGATCGTGACGCTGGGTGGCCGCATACGGCGACGCATGTTGAGAGAAATAGGAGAAACCTATTTCGGATGGGTTTCTGTAGGGGAGAGGGCTGCACGTGGGGGACATCGATGGTGGCTAGGTTAGTCGTCGGCGTGAGGGGGACTCGCCGGTGGTGGCTGTGAGGCTGGCCGATACACGGCAGCGTCGGGTTGGGTTAAAGGAGAACGGGCTGTGGGGATGAATCGGGCCAAAGGAGAGAGAcaaagtgaggaaaaaaaaattaatgaaatcagtataaaatcactaaaaaaatatatatatgtttctatattttacaatttctcacctgaaaaaatatctaactacttgttattaataaataatagtaaatttcttttttttgagcGGTAAAAGAGAATAGaaataaaagtaacaaaatattatataaaatcaaattgggaaaataataataataattatatatatagctaattatattatatctccttatatttaaaagtgtCTATCGTCTGATAAACAGTGAGATAaacagtaatgaatagtaacttaTTTTACGTTTTCTTCCTCCCCTCACGTCCCTCCCTCTCTACCTCAAAGCAAAATCATCACTTTCCCTTACGTCCTTCTCTGCAAATTCACCACAAATTCACcgcaaaatcaccacacaaatcacaaaattaccaaacaaatcataaaatcaccacacaaatcacaaatcacaaatcaacagATCTGTGAAGAGAGAAGGCAGGAGTTGGGGCTTCGGCTGGAggaaaggaggaagaggaggggtCTTCGGCGAAGGATGAGCCTGCTAGTGGTGGTGCGATGGCGTAAGGGTGGCCAACGGCGACGCTACAGTAAGGGTGGCCAACGGCGACGCTACAGGGAGAAACCCGTGCgttgagacccatttcgggttggTCGCATGCGGCTGAGGGAGGACCTGCCAAAGGGCTTCGATGGTGGGGTTTGCTCGCCGGTGTGAGGGGAAGCCGGTGAGGTAGTCGGTTACGCCACAGGGTGGCGCACGGCTGCGTTGGGCTGCTTGAGAGAGGAGatcgggtgagagagagagagagagggaagacgtgCGGGAAAGGGATGAGTTGCCAAGAGACTTCGGCGGTGGGGTTTGGTCGCCAGCGTGAGGGGAAGCTGGTGACATTGTCGGTGACACCGCATGGTGGCGCACGGCTACTTGAAGGAGGAGATcgcgtgagagagagggaggatgCGACTGAgcggaaggagagagagggagagagaaactgaagggaaaaggaaatttttgagatttaaatccaGCCCTTCATCACAAGTCTCTAAATTTGATccaatgataaaaattaaaatactgattaaattaatttaaaatagataattaacatataaatatcatatcataaataaattatcaaatttaatttataaaatattaaaatttttgacaTTTAAATCAAATCCTTCATCACAAGTCTCTAAATTTAATccaataatcaaaatttaaatactgatttaaattaatttaaaatagataattaacatataaatattatatcataaataaattatcaaatttaatttataaaatattaatattttatcattagaTAAATGATGAACAGTGATTACTGTTCACGTTAAAAGTAACAGTATTGAATGATGATTACTGTTTACGTTAAAAgccactaattaattatattaattaattaaaatagacttaCTTAAGATCATGATGCGAGTGCAGAAAATTGAAATACCGGTCTTGCTTACAACATTGAATGCTTGAATAATAGTTCCTTGCAAAGATCATTGCTCATTGGGTATCGGTAGCATCTTTCACCTCATTGAGCAAGCAATATCAATTTCTTGACGTTGTGGACGCAGAAACTAGCGTTTTGACATGGTTAGGTGTTATATGTTATTAGTTATGTACGCATGTTTATCTCTTCACATGCATAAGAACTATAGGTTTTAACAGTCATGAAAAAGATTTGCAGTGATGTAATAATTTTGCATCTCTCTTAGATATAGACGGTGTGTTCGATTTATGCAGTGAAGTATTGTCATcatcatataaatttttcacATCTCTTTTCACTTGTTAGGTGCagaaactaaatttataaaagattttttattaccacttattttacttatgattatgtttttttttttatttaacacaaagcatgtttatattttacaaaatttgtttttcattcaACCGGGCAAATGTGCCTCGCACATTGCCcaactgctatatatatatatatatatatatatatatatatatatatcattttattatatatacaaagagGCTAAGAAACGgaaatttcttgttttaacggagctacaataaatttaatgattttttgttaactttcCGTTATATCTGTCTGGGGCCATCGAGAGAGGAAAATAATGCTTCCAGAACCAAGTGCCTCATCGTGTTCATCGTGCTTCATCTTCCATATAGAGTTCCTGATATGCCTCGTCAATGGCTTATGCCAACCCCCAAAATCTCCCTTGGAGTGTTCAAATCCCTCCTTCAGCGTCGCTCCAAAGCCCTCTCGCGCCTCCTTTCCTCCACTACCACTGCTAACCATAACACCCACCTTACACTTTCCGAAATATtgtacaaataatattaaaacgcAGAGAGGAACTGTCAATCCGCAGCTCACCAGAGACTCCGACGCCACAGGAGATTGAGGAAGGCTGTGGTTTTTATGTGGCTTCTCCTGAGAAGGAAGTGGATTCGGTGATTTTTAATACAATACCACATTGCTCTTTAATTTAATCGGTTCTCATTTTCTCAATGTCAATGGGATGCGACTTTCCATGCTCTCTCTTTTGATTCCAGTTTTTTGGCTGGACCGCTTCGGATTCGgtcttttaatttattattcttcCCAAGCACTGATCTGGGTTTGGTACCCTATGTTTCTGGGTGCAATATCCTAACTTAAAGGACATTGTCCAACCAATAAATCTCCTGAAAACCCAAAATTTCCCTGTAAAAATACAGAGATTTTATTGTTGGTTCTGCTTCCTGAATCTGATAATCTCTGCTACTTGGTacggtttaaaaaaaattattttgtgatgaaGAGAGGATGGCTTTTAATCAGAAAGTTaaggttttttcatttttgcatttaatttctatgggttttgtttactttttatttGTCGTTCATTTTCTTGATGTTTATGCGTTCAAATATGCAAGCTTTTGATGGGTTTGTACGTATTTTGGTTCTCGTGGATATTGGGCTTCTAGAATATAGAAGTtgttttttgaacttttgtttatgttaattttttttttcttttttattgctATTTTTAGTTTGGGACTGGGGAAGTCCTCTTGGATTTTACCCCCTGATTTtggatatcattttttttaaacaatccTGTTAGAGATCACGATGACCGTCTATTTATAATGACGATTAAGAGAATAGCCTATTgatctctttttatttcttggagaaCTCAAGTATGATACATGCATGTTGAAGTTTATGATACATGCATGAACTGGCAGCTGGCCTGCAAGGTATATCCTTAAGGGATCGCCAACGGAGGGACTCTGCTGTGGAGGAACTCGGTCACGCACGACGACTTGCAAATGAGTAGTAACTTCAGCAAACGTTGGAGTGGAAACAATGTATTGTAGGCAGTAATGCTGTTagtaaaaaagattaaaatgcatagcgtttatttttgttatttggttTTGTCATCTGACTTTTACTTTTCATGCTTGATAATCAGTTTTCACTAGCAGGATTTTTTGATCTCTTGCGGTTGTGTATATTGCCTTTGTATGTTAAGAAGTTAATCTTCAAAATTGGAAGTACTTTGGTTTGTGATTCAGCAATGGGATTATGATGTTTTCTTtccatgatgatgaatctttttTACTTGCAGGAGATAGTTTCAATATACCCTGTTTTATCACCACCAAATCTTTTGGTTCTCTTCATGTAACATCAAACTATTAAAAGCTGGAATCTAttgtcaaatttaattgttgttatGATTGGCAATCTAGATGTTTATAGGGGGCACGACATTATAGTTGTATCGGCTCTTTCTATGTTGATTATAGTTTCTTCCCCTTGTTCTTGTTTCACTTCCATTTTAAATGGTGTGCCATCTGTTTTCATTGAATGTGGCCTGACCATCTCAACCCTTCATTAACAGTGGTTAAAATTCTATAAAGGTGGAAGttcctttctcattttctcctcagattttacaatttctctgaaaaaaagagaaaacaggTTCTCCCCCATTGTGGCATGTAGCAGGCAGGCCTGTAATGGGTGGCTTtgctaattattttttgttttgcaatcTGAAAAGGTTGACTTTTCTTGAAATTCAGTCTAACTATGATGGGACTTAGGTGGCAAAACTGATTAGATGCTGCTTCTTAGTTTGTAGGTTGGTGAACTTAAGAAATTGGTAGAAGAGGGCAAAGTCAAGTATATTGGTCTATCTGAAGCCAGCCATGACACAATAAGGAGGGCACATGCTATCCATCCAATCACAGCTCTACAAATGGAGTGGTCTCTCTGGACACATGATATTGAGGAAGAGATATCCCACTTTGCATGTTTGTTCAACTTATAGCTCAAGTATTTACTAATTATGTTGTCTAGAATTATGACTTGATGGTTTTGTGCATGCAGGGAAAATGGAATTGGAATAGTTCCATACAGCCCCATTGGTCGTGGCTTTTTTGCTGGCAAAGGAGTTGTGGAATAGTTTCACCAATAAGATACTACAGTTCTCGGTTTTGCTTCTTTCAGAATCTTGCTTAACCGTGGCATGACTGTCGAGAGATGTCCGAATAATCCAATGCTTAGTTGTCATGAGATTTTAGATGGGAAGGTAAATGAATCTCTGTACAGTTTGTGCCTCTGATTTTCTGTGGATTGACTTTGATGTTCTATAACTTGTATTGACTTTGAACTAAATCTTCATATTATGCTATATGTTTTTATAGCCTGGTAAATACGTGTGGCAAACTTATAAAGAAGTGTATGAATTGGTAATTAAAGTGGGAAATGCTATGCGAAGTTGTGGCTTTGGGGATCAGAAGAACCCTTGGGCTGAAAGTTGGCATCAGAAGAACCCCACATGTGGCATTCCTTGGCAATCTTGGATCAGGTAGTTGCTGGCAAGTTTGTTTGTGTCTCATAATgatgtttctttattttccttcaacACTGAAATTTCTGTTTATATTGCGATGCTACAAACTCAGACGAaaacattcaaaaaaataattgattttgaTCAGATGGTAATAATCTAGATCATCTCCATATATAAAGGCCACTAGCTAGCTTTATATATaacacaaaagaaaagattaagacaaatgtatttaatttatatattttggtaattatatatatgtttgaaaataaCTAATTGATTTAAGAAAACAATATTATTCTTGAAATCATGTACGTATACATGAACTGATTATGAAATATTATAGTACTTGttacttataatatttatttgcatgacttcaaccaaattaaattagatcatagctttaaaataattaacggtgattaattattttaaataaaaaatgaattatcaTTTGTGAAAGGTGGTTATATATCTGGGATGTGCAGGCGGTGGAGGTCGACTCGATTATGGAGTTCATGTTGTATCTGTTGAGCTCATCTTCTCTGTTTGATGAAGTTTTGGGGTCTGAACCGGAGTCCCCCATTTGGTTATCTGCACTACCTCCCCGATGCCGTTTTATTCAAGACAGGTTAGTACGTTTTTTTCCATAATTTTCATTAATCCTTAATGGTTCCTTAATTAAACAAACAATTAGGTTGATTATTAATcataatcaaataatttatttattcaactATAAATTAAGACCACTTTTGATTCTGTAGGGATAGATATTTTGGTATGTAATGATCTATTTGGCTTGCGATAATTATTTATAGGACCATGTTATAGCTTCTAttaatacttttcttttataatatatcacagcatgtaattatttataaattacataaacattacattgttatttaattaatcaaaaatATTACgtccttattaataaaaaattagttcttaacaaaaaataaaaataaaatataaattaagcaAACGTGCACTGCACGTTGCTTTCacctagtgtgtatatatatatatatatatatataggaagtcGAGGCAGATTCATGCTGCAtgaatcatgcatgcatggagaaatatttcaaaagtCAAGAATTCTTAGAAAATGAACAGGTGCAAACCTGGTACTGGTGATCTTGGCGTTCTACGTACCCTGCAGGTTTGCAGTAgtggtattttttaatagattatatttgttaataagatttttttttttttttttgagaaagttttaaACAAAATCATTGAAGGACCGAACAATCTGATAAAAATCTTCAAGATTGTTTTCAAACGATAAGTAAAAGCTCAACTAACCGTTTGTATCTTTTTAGTTTCTAGAATCTAGGAGTAAGATATGGCATGCATTAACGGCACATGATCTGATGGTAGGATACATAAAAACCAACGTATAGTTTTGAGCAATACTACCTACCGTCTTTATTTAGGGGATTACATTACAAGTatagttaatttaatatttaaattttttctaaaattacaataacatccttataaaaatgatatttttttttatttaataaaagatttgtACATGCAGTTCCTATTTGGAGACTGTAAATAAGATTTCTCTATaacttttgaagaaaaaaaaaaaagctttaagAAGTGATACTGGGATGTATGaggtaggaaaaaaaatttgaagtcatttttttatcattgtaggtatagtgaggaaaaaaaaatagtgctttgaaattattgtgaatttttcaaacaaaaaagtgGTGTTATTTTTAAAGGAGCTTTGAGCTCAATAACTTGTGTAAAGTTGATTCGAGCTATACGATGATTAGTTGAGCTATTGTATCCTGGAGGAGACAAGTCAAGAGGAAGTTTGATGCACTGATTCAATTGAAACTTTATTTCCCTTTAGAAGTTATAGTTCACTAAGTGAAGGTTCAATGTAGAGCATACTTTCATGAtgcataataattattttttatctgaaaatatctctcttatttatatatattgtcattaaaaaatagcGAGAgaatgttgatattttttaataaattgtatttgttaataagttttttttttttttaattgaagtacCGAACAATCAGATAAAAATCTTCAAGATTGCTTTCAACAGATAAGGTAAAAACTCAGCTAGCCGTGGTACGATCCGTAAAAACCAACGTATagttttggaaggaaaaaaaggcTTTGAGAAGTGGTACTGGAGTGAACGaagcactaaaaaaaaaaaaagttgaagccattttttttatcattgtacgtatagtgagagaaaaataagataTTGCTTTGAGGttaaagtaatgttatatggGAGTGCGCAAGTGTCGTATagtctctttgaaaaaagatataatttattattaaaaaattattatttttctatgtcaatcctatatttatttatttttttcaaagtgattacacggCGCTTGCGTACTCACGactgcaattatcatttctcttgagATTATTGATAAGTTTTTAGACAAAAgaggttatttttatatgagttttgGGCTCAATAACTTGTGCAGAGTTAATTCGAGTTATACGAAGATGAGTTGGGTTGTTGTATCTTGAAGGAGACAAGTCAAGAGGAAGTCTGCTACACCAGTTCAATTGAAACTTTACATACCGCAGAGGGCttgaattttcttaaagagagcGAGATTTTCGTGCCTCAGTCCAAACTGATTTCGTTTGAATTCttcattttattgtaattttttattttattactgtgTATTTCCTAACATTCATATTATTGATAGAGCTATTCCTAGAAAAAAATGATCACAAAATGTTCGGGCATTTTTGTATCTGCTTTATACGCTGTTTGTTGTTACTGGCATGCTTGCGATTCATGTTAATTAGCGCTGTTCAGAGAGGGTTTTAATTTTGCCCAGCTTAATGATTATGACTTATCTGAGTTAATTCGTGAGGGCAGCCACACGTACAGGGAATCGACATTCatcaatatgcatgcatgctacttAATTATAAGAACTGCTCctctgtttgtttttttgtttttttaatgtagTATGTAGAAAATAATGTATGCTTTTGTTCTTGGACAAAAGGGACCTCGTAATGTTGTTATGGCTCTTGCTTTGGTactctttatatatttaatgaatttgAAACTTTAGTATGAGTTATACATTTTTTAGTAAAGTTTTACTgttcatcattctcacatactatacaccatgttatttttattttttaaaattttaaattttttgttttgttttattatttttaaattaattgagtttttatattcatcatttatatattacatatttgataagagaaaaaaaattaaaaaattatatatgatgtgaCTTAGATGACGAGTaattgagtataatttttttttttttagtatcaTAGCTGCTCGACTTTTACAcatgattaagaaaaaatctatttataaatttcattttcttacaCAATGCACAGTACTTGACTTGAAAACTTTTAAGTTGatctacattaaaaaattatattaacattttaaactttttttttaaaagttatactgttgttgttattattattatttctaaatataGTTTCTTATTCCCGCGCATATCAACGTATCCTACAACGCCACTTGTCAATTCTTTCACCTTCATAACTGAAAGCAAGAAACGCCCTGATATAATAGAGCTCCAATGTCAATGGCAATGCCAATCTACTCTCAGTTCCATTAATGGCTTCCCGAGTACTCCTCCTCTCTCTAAttctcttctccctcttctcGCCCTCCTCTCCGCTCCCCTCTGAGACCATCTTCGATGCCGTCAAGATCCTTGCCGACTCCGGCTACGTCTCCATGTCCCTAACTCTTGAGGCCATCTCCAAAAGTACTCTCCTCACGAACTCTACCTCTCTCACCATCTTCGctccctccgactccgccttCATTCACTCAGGCCAgccatctctctccctcctccaaTACCACTTCTCTCCTCTCCTTTCGCCCCTCCAAACTCTCAGATCGCTTCCCAATGCAGCCAAGATCCCGACATTGTTTGCGGGTCACTCGCTCACTGTCA encodes:
- the LOC121255972 gene encoding putative fasciclin-like arabinogalactan protein 20, encoding MASRVLLLSLILFSLFSPSSPLPSETIFDAVKILADSGYVSMSLTLEAISKSTLLTNSTSLTIFAPSDSAFIHSGQPSLSLLQYHFSPLLSPLQTLRSLPNAAKIPTLFAGHSLTVTTFPSDDGISLNNIKITRSPIFNQGFLVIFGIDEFFHLDFEVSVPVKSPEPNLGCGFPTANDTISFSGTSSFGKVSGLLRCSGYSVMAEFLNGFCFFWLSDILMAS